A genomic segment from Pediococcus acidilactici encodes:
- the phoU gene encoding phosphate signaling complex protein PhoU encodes MQGIFKEELKRLLEQFTEMGLDVGEQIYQATKSFIDHDRELAQSVIDHDEQVNVAEVRLEDQAINLMALQQPVANDFRQVIVVLKASSELERIGDHAVGIAKETIRIKGHQRDAIIEAELAEMTHLVRGMLDATIDAYVKEDGRLAKEIIAANHQIETSFKKIRQNIASKMKSDAKVVTGGTGYLMVASYLERIGDHVINVVEWIMYNQTGRITELSGDN; translated from the coding sequence ATGCAAGGAATTTTTAAAGAAGAACTCAAACGGTTGTTAGAACAGTTCACGGAAATGGGGCTGGACGTGGGGGAACAAATTTATCAGGCGACTAAATCTTTTATTGACCACGATCGCGAGCTAGCTCAATCCGTGATTGATCACGATGAGCAGGTCAACGTTGCCGAAGTGCGGTTAGAAGACCAGGCAATTAATTTGATGGCCTTACAACAACCGGTTGCTAATGATTTTCGGCAGGTGATCGTAGTTTTAAAGGCAAGTTCGGAACTGGAACGAATCGGCGACCATGCAGTGGGGATTGCTAAGGAAACCATTCGAATCAAGGGCCATCAACGAGACGCGATAATTGAAGCAGAGCTTGCGGAGATGACTCACTTAGTACGTGGAATGTTGGATGCCACGATTGACGCTTACGTTAAGGAGGATGGGCGGTTAGCTAAGGAAATTATTGCGGCTAACCACCAAATTGAAACGAGCTTTAAGAAAATACGTCAGAATATTGCTAGTAAAATGAAGAGCGATGCCAAAGTGGTTACCGGGGGAACCGGATACTTGATGGTTGCTAGCTATTTGGAACGGATCGGCGACCACGTAATTAACGTGGTGGAGTGGATCATGTACAACCAAACTGGAAGAATTACAGAATTGTCTGGGGATAATTAG
- a CDS encoding PspC domain-containing protein, producing MKCLKSDFKSKFTKSNDRFVAGVCGGIAEHFGWDKSLTRIIALVLILLSHGLLLIPYFILAWYMPSQNTGFFQQFANWTGFSGKAPGQKQSRQRKEIKDAEVHDVDE from the coding sequence GTGAAATGTTTGAAATCAGATTTCAAATCAAAGTTTACAAAGTCTAACGACCGTTTTGTTGCTGGAGTATGTGGCGGCATTGCGGAGCATTTTGGCTGGGATAAGTCCCTTACCCGAATCATTGCGTTAGTACTAATTTTACTATCACACGGGTTGTTGTTGATTCCGTACTTTATTTTAGCTTGGTACATGCCAAGCCAAAATACGGGATTCTTTCAACAATTTGCCAACTGGACTGGCTTTTCGGGAAAAGCTCCCGGACAAAAGCAATCACGGCAAAGAAAAGAAATTAAGGACGCCGAAGTACACGACGTCGATGAATAA
- a CDS encoding phage holin family protein — MRFWQRVLVNGILFVALTGFFQNSGNFYVSNIWIALAASLVLAILNASVRPVLQIISLPITLLTLGFFSIVINALMLTFTSALVGPANFYFSSFGMTMLISVILSICNMIISNHFSNRY, encoded by the coding sequence ATGCGCTTTTGGCAACGAGTATTAGTGAATGGAATTTTATTTGTCGCTTTAACGGGATTTTTCCAAAATAGTGGAAATTTCTACGTTTCTAACATTTGGATTGCGTTAGCGGCAAGCCTCGTGTTGGCAATTTTAAATGCTAGCGTCCGGCCAGTTTTACAAATTATTTCGCTACCAATCACGTTATTGACCTTAGGATTTTTCAGCATCGTGATTAACGCGTTGATGCTGACGTTTACGTCGGCACTGGTTGGTCCCGCTAACTTTTATTTTTCGTCATTCGGGATGACGATGTTGATATCGGTGATTTTGTCGATTTGTAACATGATTATTTCAAATCATTTTTCCAATCGTTATTAA
- the hprK gene encoding HPr(Ser) kinase/phosphatase, with protein MADSVSITELVKKIRLDVFYGEDLLDKKQVTVSDISRPGLELTNYFKFYPRERIQLFGQTEISYAKDSMTSADRTVVYSQMADKQTPAFVISRGLPVPKELIKAAKDNGVPILTSTLPTSRLLSNMTNYLEDRLAERDSVHGELVEIYGLGVLITGDSGIGKSETALDLIKRGHRLIADDRVDIYQQDEQTLIGEAPRILRHLLEIRGVGIIDVMNLFGASSVKNSTDINLIVHLQNWDKETHFDRLGNGEQTRHFFDLDIPKITIPVRVGRNLGDIIEAAAMNFRAKNMGYDATKVFDQNLNALIKDNSQA; from the coding sequence ATGGCCGATAGTGTTTCAATTACAGAATTAGTAAAAAAAATCAGGCTCGACGTGTTTTACGGGGAGGATCTGTTAGATAAAAAACAGGTTACGGTCAGCGATATTTCGCGTCCAGGGCTAGAATTAACTAACTACTTTAAGTTCTATCCGCGGGAGCGAATTCAGTTGTTCGGTCAAACTGAAATTTCGTACGCAAAGGATAGTATGACGAGTGCGGATCGCACGGTCGTCTACAGTCAAATGGCCGATAAGCAAACCCCCGCCTTTGTAATTTCGCGGGGCCTGCCGGTTCCTAAGGAGTTAATTAAGGCGGCGAAGGACAACGGGGTGCCGATTTTAACGTCGACCCTGCCGACTTCCCGATTATTAAGTAACATGACCAACTACCTAGAGGATCGCTTAGCTGAACGGGATTCGGTGCATGGCGAACTCGTGGAAATTTACGGGTTAGGGGTCTTAATTACTGGTGATTCCGGAATCGGGAAGAGTGAAACGGCTCTCGACCTTATTAAGCGCGGTCACCGGTTGATTGCGGATGACCGGGTCGATATTTACCAACAGGATGAACAGACCTTAATTGGGGAAGCACCCCGCATTCTGCGTCATTTGTTAGAAATTCGGGGAGTGGGAATTATCGACGTAATGAATTTGTTCGGGGCTAGTTCAGTTAAGAACAGCACCGATATTAACCTAATCGTCCACTTGCAAAATTGGGATAAAGAAACCCATTTTGATCGGCTCGGTAATGGTGAACAAACCCGGCATTTCTTTGATTTAGACATCCCCAAAATTACGATTCCGGTTCGTGTTGGACGGAACCTCGGGGACATCATTGAAGCCGCTGCAATGAACTTTAGGGCTAAAAATATGGGTTACGACGCTACGAAAGTTTTCGACCAAAACCTTAACGCGTTGATTAAAGATAACTCGCAAGCATAG
- the lgt gene encoding prolipoprotein diacylglyceryl transferase, whose protein sequence is MNLSVGALNPIAFTWGSLQVHWYGIIIASAVVLATILAVREARRRRVDPDRIYDLILWSLPVAIVSARAYYVIFEWGYYQNHLSEIIRVWDGGIAIYGALIGAGIVVYLFCRYYWIPVWLMLDIIAPVLIMAQGIGRWGNFMNQEAFGRVTSLAFLQSLHLPHFIIQQMWINGAFRQPTFLYESVWDILGFIVLMSLRHVPKLFKQGEIFLSYVIWYSFGRFFVEGMRTDSLMLLGIRVSQWLSVALFMGAIVLLIWRRTRVQNSVPDYLDGNQFAPKDLE, encoded by the coding sequence GTGAATTTAAGTGTCGGAGCTTTAAATCCGATTGCGTTTACGTGGGGGAGTCTCCAGGTGCATTGGTACGGAATTATCATTGCGTCCGCGGTAGTCTTGGCAACCATTTTAGCGGTTCGGGAGGCACGACGACGGCGCGTCGACCCTGATCGCATTTACGATTTGATTTTGTGGTCGCTACCGGTGGCCATTGTTAGTGCACGCGCCTACTACGTGATTTTTGAATGGGGTTACTATCAAAACCACCTCTCCGAAATTATTCGGGTTTGGGATGGTGGAATTGCGATTTACGGCGCGTTGATTGGGGCCGGAATCGTGGTTTACCTATTTTGTCGGTACTACTGGATTCCGGTTTGGTTGATGTTGGATATCATCGCTCCGGTGTTGATCATGGCTCAAGGAATTGGGCGGTGGGGCAATTTTATGAATCAAGAAGCCTTCGGCCGGGTGACCAGCCTGGCTTTTCTACAAAGTTTGCACCTGCCGCACTTTATCATTCAGCAGATGTGGATCAACGGTGCGTTTCGCCAACCAACCTTCCTGTACGAATCCGTATGGGACATTTTAGGCTTTATTGTGTTAATGAGTTTGCGTCACGTTCCAAAACTTTTTAAACAAGGTGAAATCTTTTTGAGCTACGTGATTTGGTATTCTTTCGGACGGTTCTTCGTGGAAGGAATGCGAACGGATAGCCTTATGTTATTAGGAATTCGGGTTTCCCAGTGGCTGTCGGTAGCGTTATTTATGGGTGCAATTGTTCTATTAATTTGGCGTCGGACGCGGGTCCAAAACTCGGTCCCCGACTACTTGGATGGAAACCAGTTCGCACCAAAAGACCTTGAGTAA
- a CDS encoding NAD(P)H-dependent glycerol-3-phosphate dehydrogenase, with protein MAKKVAVLGAGSWGSILANMLVQNGNDVVAWTNMEAQAQELNDQHTNEHYVPGFKYDERLVATTDLEFALKDVDAVLFVVPTKVMRLVAQQMVAVLEKTKQQPVIIHASKGLELGTHKRLSEVLEEEIPSQYRKAIVVLSGPSHAEEVAKQDLTLVTAASADLASAEMVQKLFMNHYFRVYTNDDIIGVEMGAALKNVIAIGAGALHGLGYGDDAKAALITRGLAEISRLGVAFGAKPLTFIGLSGVGDLIVTATSVHSRNWRAGNELGQGMKLQEVIDTMGMVIEGIPSTKAAYELAQQKHIEMPITEAIYDVLYNEKGVKEVIDDLMHRDGKSELE; from the coding sequence ATGGCAAAAAAAGTTGCAGTGTTAGGAGCCGGTTCATGGGGCAGTATTTTAGCAAACATGTTGGTTCAAAATGGCAATGATGTAGTTGCTTGGACAAACATGGAGGCGCAAGCTCAAGAACTTAACGACCAACACACTAACGAGCATTACGTGCCAGGTTTTAAGTATGATGAACGTTTAGTAGCGACAACCGATTTGGAATTCGCGTTGAAGGATGTTGACGCGGTACTTTTCGTTGTTCCTACTAAGGTAATGCGCTTAGTTGCTCAACAAATGGTTGCCGTTTTAGAAAAAACAAAGCAACAACCAGTAATTATTCATGCAAGTAAGGGACTTGAGTTAGGAACTCACAAACGACTTTCCGAAGTTTTGGAAGAAGAAATTCCAAGTCAGTACCGGAAGGCGATCGTGGTCTTGTCTGGCCCAAGTCATGCCGAAGAAGTTGCTAAGCAAGACTTGACGTTGGTAACGGCGGCAAGTGCTGATTTAGCAAGTGCTGAAATGGTCCAAAAATTATTTATGAACCATTACTTCCGTGTTTACACCAATGACGACATCATCGGCGTAGAGATGGGTGCGGCGTTGAAAAACGTCATTGCAATCGGTGCGGGTGCTTTACACGGCCTTGGTTATGGGGACGATGCTAAAGCAGCCCTTATTACCCGTGGGTTAGCTGAAATCTCACGGTTAGGCGTTGCCTTTGGGGCTAAGCCACTGACCTTTATTGGTTTATCTGGGGTTGGTGATTTAATCGTTACGGCTACGAGTGTGCATTCTCGAAACTGGCGGGCTGGTAACGAGCTTGGTCAAGGAATGAAGTTGCAAGAAGTTATCGATACGATGGGGATGGTCATCGAAGGGATTCCTTCTACTAAGGCAGCTTACGAATTGGCCCAACAAAAACACATTGAGATGCCAATTACTGAAGCCATCTACGATGTGTTGTATAATGAAAAAGGTGTTAAAGAAGTCATTGATGACCTTATGCACCGGGATGGAAAATCAGAATTAGAGTAA
- the galU gene encoding UTP--glucose-1-phosphate uridylyltransferase GalU: protein MTKVRKAIIPAAGLGTRFLPVTKASPKEMLPIVDKPTIQYIVEEARKSGIEDILIITGKGKRAIEDHFDAVPELEANLKAKGKKQMLKMVEETTGLNMYFKRQSHPRGLGDAVLTAKTFVGNEPFVVMLGDDLMEDKVPLTKQLVDSFEDTGASTLAVLPVPHDEVSKYGVIDPSEEVEKGLYNVSKFVEKPAVDEAPSNLAIIGRYVLTPEIFNILENQKPGEGNEIQLTDAIDTLNKKQRVFAKVFNGDRYDVGNKFGFLKTNIEYGLKHPETKDELKAYIKDLAKTLK, encoded by the coding sequence ATGACAAAAGTACGTAAAGCAATCATACCAGCAGCGGGATTAGGAACCCGATTCTTACCAGTAACCAAGGCTTCGCCTAAGGAAATGTTGCCAATCGTGGATAAGCCTACGATTCAATACATCGTTGAAGAAGCACGGAAATCTGGAATCGAAGACATCTTGATCATTACCGGAAAAGGTAAACGGGCAATTGAAGACCACTTTGACGCGGTTCCTGAATTGGAAGCTAACTTAAAGGCAAAGGGCAAGAAGCAAATGTTGAAGATGGTTGAAGAAACCACCGGTCTGAACATGTACTTCAAGCGTCAAAGTCATCCCCGTGGTTTAGGGGACGCGGTTTTAACTGCGAAGACATTCGTTGGTAACGAACCATTTGTCGTTATGTTAGGTGACGATTTGATGGAAGACAAGGTTCCCCTAACTAAGCAACTGGTTGATTCGTTTGAAGATACTGGCGCTTCTACATTGGCTGTTTTACCAGTCCCACATGATGAAGTTTCGAAGTACGGGGTCATTGATCCATCTGAAGAAGTGGAAAAGGGCTTGTACAACGTTTCTAAATTTGTGGAAAAACCAGCAGTTGATGAAGCACCAAGTAACTTAGCGATTATTGGTCGCTACGTACTTACTCCAGAAATCTTTAATATTCTAGAAAACCAAAAACCTGGTGAAGGTAACGAAATTCAATTAACCGACGCAATCGATACGTTAAATAAGAAGCAACGGGTATTTGCTAAGGTATTTAACGGGGACCGTTACGACGTTGGTAACAAGTTTGGTTTCTTAAAGACCAACATCGAATATGGCTTGAAGCATCCAGAAACTAAGGATGAACTTAAGGCCTACATTAAGGATTTAGCTAAAACGCTCAAATAA
- the trxB gene encoding thioredoxin-disulfide reductase: MAKQYDVIVIGAGPAGMTAALYASRANLSVLMLDRGIYGGQMNNTAAIENYPGFKSILGPDLAKEMYESSTQFGAEYAYGSVESIRDDGATKLVKTDMGEEFVGKAIIIGTGSEYKKLGVPGEEEFSGRGVSYCAVCDGAFFKGMHLIVVGGGDSAIEEGIYLTQLASKVTVIHRRDQLRAQKISQDRAFANPKMEFVWNSNVTEIVGDDKVTGVKVKNNQTGEDSFIEAAGVFIYVGVKPMTAPFKDLGILDENGWIPTDDLMHTKVPGILAVGDVRKKNLRQVATAVGEGGTAGQQAYEYIQSLS, from the coding sequence ATGGCAAAGCAATATGATGTGATAGTAATCGGTGCGGGACCAGCCGGGATGACGGCAGCTTTGTACGCATCGCGTGCTAATTTGTCGGTGCTAATGCTTGATCGTGGAATTTATGGTGGTCAAATGAATAACACGGCAGCCATTGAAAATTATCCGGGATTTAAGTCGATTTTAGGACCTGACTTAGCGAAGGAAATGTACGAAAGTTCCACCCAATTTGGCGCAGAGTACGCTTACGGCAGCGTTGAATCAATTCGTGACGATGGGGCAACTAAATTAGTAAAGACCGACATGGGCGAAGAATTTGTTGGAAAAGCCATCATCATTGGGACTGGTTCAGAATATAAAAAGCTGGGCGTGCCTGGTGAAGAAGAATTTAGTGGCCGGGGAGTTTCCTACTGTGCGGTATGTGACGGAGCCTTCTTTAAGGGGATGCACTTGATCGTGGTCGGCGGTGGTGACTCAGCGATTGAAGAAGGAATTTACCTAACTCAATTGGCTTCAAAAGTTACCGTTATTCACCGGCGGGACCAACTCCGGGCGCAAAAAATCAGCCAAGATCGGGCGTTTGCTAACCCCAAGATGGAATTTGTTTGGAACAGCAACGTAACCGAAATTGTGGGTGATGATAAAGTTACCGGCGTGAAGGTTAAAAATAACCAAACTGGTGAAGATTCCTTTATTGAAGCTGCGGGGGTATTTATCTACGTTGGGGTTAAGCCAATGACCGCACCATTCAAGGATTTAGGAATCTTAGACGAAAACGGCTGGATTCCAACTGACGACTTGATGCATACCAAGGTTCCAGGAATTTTAGCAGTTGGGGACGTACGGAAGAAAAACCTTCGCCAAGTTGCTACGGCAGTTGGTGAAGGTGGTACGGCTGGACAACAGGCTTACGAATACATTCAATCGTTATCCTAA
- a CDS encoding phospho-sugar mutase, with product MNWEDSVKEWQDFADLDFNLKQELKELAKDPQALKEAFYAPMEFGTAGMRGVMGPGINRMNIYTVRQATEGLANFMDTLAPEDKQRGVAISFDSRYHSQEFALEAAGVLGNHDIPTFVFDSMRPTPELSFTVRELNTYAGIMITASHNPKQYNGYKIYGPDGGQMPPMESDRITEYIRKVTDIFGVKALTQSQLREKDLMTLIGEDIDQKYLAQVKTVSINHDLIKKYGADMKLIYSPLHGTGKVVGGRALENAGFKDYTMVPKQAIADPEFGTTPFPNPEFAQTFDLAIELGKKQQADLLIATDPDADRLGAAVRLPSGDYQLLTGNQIAAVMLEYILTAHDEAGDLPKNAAAVKSIVSSELATRIAEAHGVEMIDVLTGFKYIADQIKHYEETNEHTFMFGFEESYGYLVRPFVRDKDAIQGIVLLAEIAAYYRSKGQTLYDGVQSLFTTYGYHEEKTISKDFPGVDGKAKMAAIMEKVREERPDHFDDVAVVETQDFLSQTKYADNGETSPISLPKADVLKFKLADGSWIAIRPSGTEPKIKFYIGAVGESEEATLKKIENYEKAIDGLIN from the coding sequence ATGAACTGGGAAGATTCAGTTAAAGAATGGCAAGATTTTGCCGATTTAGATTTTAACTTAAAACAAGAACTAAAAGAATTAGCAAAGGATCCACAAGCGCTAAAAGAAGCTTTTTACGCACCAATGGAATTTGGTACTGCTGGAATGCGGGGGGTAATGGGCCCGGGGATTAACCGGATGAACATTTACACGGTTCGCCAAGCAACGGAAGGCTTAGCTAACTTCATGGACACACTAGCTCCCGAAGACAAGCAACGGGGAGTAGCAATTAGTTTTGACTCCCGTTACCATTCGCAAGAATTTGCTTTAGAAGCTGCGGGCGTTTTAGGCAACCACGACATTCCAACGTTCGTGTTCGATAGTATGCGGCCTACTCCAGAACTTTCTTTTACGGTTCGGGAATTAAATACTTACGCTGGTATTATGATTACGGCTAGTCACAACCCTAAGCAATATAACGGGTATAAAATTTACGGTCCGGATGGTGGACAAATGCCACCAATGGAATCAGACCGGATTACCGAATACATTCGGAAAGTTACCGATATTTTTGGCGTAAAAGCTTTAACACAAAGTCAACTTCGTGAAAAGGACTTAATGACCTTGATCGGCGAAGATATTGACCAAAAATATCTTGCACAAGTAAAGACGGTTTCTATTAACCACGACCTTATTAAAAAATATGGCGCAGATATGAAGTTGATTTATTCACCACTTCACGGAACTGGAAAGGTAGTTGGCGGCCGTGCCCTTGAAAATGCGGGCTTCAAAGATTATACGATGGTTCCTAAACAAGCCATTGCGGATCCTGAATTTGGTACCACACCGTTCCCTAATCCAGAATTTGCCCAAACTTTTGACTTAGCCATCGAGTTAGGTAAAAAGCAACAGGCAGACCTGTTAATTGCCACGGATCCCGACGCAGACCGGCTAGGAGCGGCCGTTCGTTTGCCAAGTGGCGATTATCAATTATTGACCGGAAATCAAATCGCGGCGGTAATGTTAGAATACATTTTAACTGCCCATGACGAAGCGGGAGATTTACCAAAGAACGCTGCAGCCGTAAAATCCATCGTTTCTAGTGAATTGGCAACCCGGATTGCGGAAGCTCACGGCGTAGAAATGATTGACGTTTTGACCGGATTCAAGTACATTGCCGATCAAATCAAACATTATGAAGAAACCAATGAACACACCTTCATGTTTGGGTTCGAAGAAAGTTACGGCTACCTTGTCCGGCCGTTTGTCCGGGATAAGGATGCTATTCAAGGGATTGTGCTATTGGCAGAAATTGCCGCTTATTACCGGAGTAAGGGTCAAACCCTTTATGATGGGGTGCAAAGCCTCTTCACAACGTACGGCTACCATGAAGAAAAAACCATTTCAAAAGACTTCCCTGGTGTGGATGGTAAAGCGAAGATGGCAGCAATTATGGAAAAAGTTCGTGAAGAACGCCCAGATCACTTTGACGACGTTGCGGTGGTTGAAACCCAAGACTTCTTAAGTCAAACTAAGTACGCAGATAATGGCGAAACTTCACCAATTTCGCTACCAAAAGCGGACGTTTTGAAGTTTAAGCTGGCAGATGGCTCATGGATTGCAATTCGTCCATCCGGAACGGAACCAAAGATTAAGTTCTACATCGGAGCAGTGGGCGAAAGCGAAGAAGCAACCTTGAAGAAGATCGAAAACTATGAAAAGGCGATTGATGGGTTGATAAACTAG
- a CDS encoding HD domain-containing protein, with amino-acid sequence MGMHQFFKSLSNLETIYRAPGFFKYQKHSVAEHSFKVAEIAQFLGDVEEHAGNQINWRLLYEKSLNHDYNERFIGDIKTPVKYATADLRKMLANVEDSMKDNFIKNEIPAEFQDAYERRLSEGKDDTIEGKILAVADKIDLLYESFGEIQKGNPEDVYTDIYKESLTTIVKYKKMPSVQYFLEKVLPELLNEEFTDQLKLEKISRTIIQ; translated from the coding sequence ATGGGGATGCATCAATTTTTTAAGAGTTTAAGCAATTTAGAAACGATCTATCGGGCACCGGGCTTCTTTAAGTATCAGAAGCACTCGGTCGCAGAACATTCCTTTAAAGTGGCGGAAATCGCCCAATTTTTAGGTGACGTAGAAGAGCATGCGGGAAACCAAATTAATTGGCGTTTACTTTATGAAAAATCCCTTAATCACGACTATAACGAACGGTTCATCGGCGACATCAAGACGCCGGTTAAGTACGCGACGGCCGATTTACGCAAAATGTTGGCAAATGTAGAAGATTCAATGAAGGATAACTTCATTAAAAACGAAATCCCTGCTGAATTCCAAGACGCTTACGAACGACGTTTATCAGAAGGCAAGGATGACACGATTGAAGGTAAAATTTTGGCAGTAGCGGATAAGATCGACTTGCTTTACGAGTCGTTTGGTGAAATCCAAAAGGGAAATCCGGAAGACGTTTATACTGACATCTATAAGGAAAGTTTAACCACGATTGTTAAGTATAAAAAGATGCCGAGCGTGCAATACTTCCTCGAAAAAGTTTTACCCGAATTGTTAAATGAAGAGTTCACGGACCAACTGAAATTAGAAAAAATCAGCCGTACAATTATTCAATAG
- the uvrB gene encoding excinuclease ABC subunit UvrB has protein sequence MIEREENRQFELVSKYQPTGDQPTAIKQLVDGIQKGEKEQILLGATGTGKTFTISNVIQQVNKPTLILSHNKTLAGQLYGEFKQFFPNNAVEYFVSYYDYYQPEAYVPSSDTYIEKDSSINDEIDELRHSATSSLLERNDVIVVASVSSIFGLGDPREYRDQALSLRVGQEIDRNQLLRELVDIQYERNDIDFQRGRFRVHGDVVEIFPAANEAHSIRVEFFGDEIDRMREMDALTGEIIGDRDHITIFPATHFMTNEDRMEHAIEGIEAELKDRLAELEGQGKLLEAQRLKQRTTYDIEMLREMGYTNGIENYSRHMDGRKPGEPPYTLLDFFPDDFLLVVDESHVTMPQVRGMYNGDRARKQQLIDYGFRLPSALDNRPLKLEEFEKHVHQVVYMSATPGDYETARTDHVVQQIIRPTGLLDPTIEVRPIMGQMDDLLGEINQRVEKDERVFVTTLTKKMAEDLTDYLKDMGIKVAYLHSDVKTLERTRIIRDLRLGKYDVLVGINLLREGIDVPEVSLVAILDADKEGFLRNTRSMIQVAGRAARNEHGHVIMYADHVTQSMKETIDETARRRSIQEAYNKEHGITPHTIKKDIRSLISATTETEDAGKKDDFLDVDFADMDRKDQREMIESLEDQMRAAAKELDFERAANLRDTVLELKAQID, from the coding sequence ATGATTGAACGCGAGGAAAATCGGCAGTTCGAACTAGTTTCTAAGTACCAGCCTACTGGGGACCAACCGACGGCGATTAAACAACTAGTTGACGGAATTCAGAAGGGTGAAAAAGAACAGATCCTTTTGGGTGCAACCGGAACTGGAAAGACTTTTACCATTTCAAACGTAATTCAGCAGGTCAACAAGCCGACGCTGATTTTATCACACAACAAGACGCTCGCTGGACAATTGTATGGTGAATTCAAACAATTTTTCCCAAATAACGCAGTTGAGTATTTTGTTAGTTATTACGACTATTACCAACCCGAAGCATACGTACCTTCTAGTGACACTTATATTGAAAAGGATTCGTCCATCAACGACGAAATTGATGAGCTACGGCATTCGGCAACGAGCTCGCTATTGGAACGGAACGACGTGATTGTAGTGGCTTCGGTTTCCAGTATTTTTGGGTTAGGGGACCCGCGTGAATATCGCGACCAGGCGTTATCATTACGCGTGGGGCAAGAGATTGATCGTAATCAATTACTTCGAGAATTAGTTGATATTCAATATGAAAGAAACGACATTGATTTTCAACGGGGACGTTTCCGGGTGCACGGCGACGTGGTGGAAATCTTCCCAGCGGCTAACGAAGCCCACTCGATTCGGGTGGAATTCTTCGGCGATGAGATTGACCGGATGCGCGAGATGGATGCCTTAACTGGAGAAATTATTGGTGATCGTGACCACATCACCATTTTCCCGGCGACCCACTTTATGACTAATGAAGACCGGATGGAACACGCTATCGAAGGAATCGAAGCGGAATTAAAGGACCGACTTGCGGAATTAGAAGGCCAGGGTAAGTTGTTAGAGGCGCAACGACTGAAGCAACGGACCACTTACGATATCGAAATGTTGCGAGAAATGGGTTATACCAACGGAATTGAAAACTATTCCCGGCACATGGACGGCCGGAAGCCTGGTGAACCACCGTATACGCTACTGGATTTCTTTCCAGACGACTTCCTATTGGTAGTTGACGAATCACACGTTACCATGCCACAGGTTCGGGGAATGTACAACGGGGACCGGGCTCGGAAACAACAATTAATTGACTATGGATTCCGGTTACCAAGCGCGTTAGATAACCGACCGTTGAAGCTTGAAGAGTTTGAAAAGCACGTTCACCAAGTAGTTTACATGTCCGCGACCCCCGGAGATTACGAAACCGCCCGGACGGATCACGTGGTACAACAAATTATTCGACCAACTGGATTATTGGATCCAACTATTGAAGTGCGGCCAATCATGGGCCAAATGGATGATTTGCTTGGTGAAATTAACCAACGGGTGGAAAAAGACGAACGGGTCTTTGTAACTACCTTGACGAAAAAGATGGCCGAAGATTTAACCGATTATCTGAAGGATATGGGAATCAAAGTGGCCTACCTGCATAGTGACGTAAAGACGCTGGAGCGAACCCGGATTATTCGCGATTTACGACTGGGCAAGTACGACGTCTTGGTCGGAATTAACTTGCTTAGGGAAGGAATTGATGTTCCGGAAGTTTCGCTGGTGGCAATTTTAGATGCTGATAAGGAAGGTTTCTTACGTAACACTCGTTCCATGATTCAGGTAGCTGGACGGGCGGCCCGTAACGAACACGGGCACGTTATTATGTATGCCGACCACGTTACTCAATCCATGAAAGAAACCATCGACGAAACTGCGCGGCGGCGTTCGATTCAGGAAGCTTATAATAAGGAACACGGGATTACCCCGCACACGATTAAAAAAGACATTCGTTCATTAATTTCGGCAACTACGGAAACGGAAGACGCGGGCAAAAAGGACGACTTTTTGGACGTGGACTTTGCGGATATGGATCGTAAGGATCAAAGAGAAATGATTGAAAGTCTGGAAGACCAAATGCGGGCGGCAGCTAAAGAACTTGATTTTGAACGCGCTGCTAATCTGCGTGATACGGTATTGGAATTAAAAGCCCAGATTGATTAG